A section of the Sphingomonas sp. LT1P40 genome encodes:
- a CDS encoding pyridoxal phosphate-dependent aminotransferase, which yields MQTSAALGRIQPSATLAMTSRVLDLKRQGIDVIGLGAGEPDFDTPDFVKEAAIEAIRKGVTKYTNVDGTPELKAAVIAKYARDNGLTYAENQISVNAGGKHTLFNAFCATIDAGDEVIIPAPYWVSYPDVVEFAGGKPVFISAGADQSYKIRPEQLEAAITARTKWVVLNSPSNPTGAAYSAAELKALGEVLERHPHVLIYADDMYEHILYDGFEFATIAQVCPTLFDRTLTANGVSKAYAMTGWRIGYAGGPTWLIKAIGKLQSQSTSNPCSISQAASVAALNGDQSFLKGRNDAFQKRRDLVVGMLNQIDGMNCPTPEGAFYVYPEFSALIGKITPKGALIDTDEAMITYLLDDARVAAVHGAAFGFSPALRISYATSEAILTEACGRIQEACANLR from the coding sequence ATGCAGACCTCCGCCGCACTCGGCCGTATCCAGCCCTCCGCCACGCTCGCCATGACCAGCCGCGTTCTGGACCTGAAGCGCCAGGGCATCGACGTGATCGGGCTGGGCGCGGGCGAGCCCGATTTCGACACGCCGGATTTCGTCAAAGAGGCCGCGATCGAGGCGATCCGGAAGGGCGTGACCAAATACACCAATGTCGATGGCACGCCCGAACTGAAGGCGGCGGTGATCGCCAAATATGCGCGAGACAACGGCCTGACCTATGCCGAGAACCAGATCAGCGTGAATGCCGGCGGCAAGCATACGCTGTTCAACGCATTCTGCGCGACGATCGACGCGGGCGACGAGGTCATCATCCCGGCGCCCTATTGGGTCAGCTATCCCGATGTGGTCGAGTTCGCCGGGGGCAAACCGGTGTTCATCAGCGCCGGGGCGGACCAGAGTTACAAGATCAGGCCCGAACAGCTTGAGGCCGCGATCACCGCCCGGACCAAATGGGTCGTGCTCAACTCGCCGTCCAACCCGACCGGTGCCGCATACAGCGCCGCCGAGCTGAAGGCGCTGGGCGAGGTGCTGGAGCGGCACCCGCATGTGCTGATCTATGCCGACGATATGTACGAGCATATCCTGTATGACGGCTTCGAGTTTGCGACGATCGCGCAAGTTTGTCCCACGCTGTTCGACCGCACGCTGACCGCCAATGGCGTGTCGAAGGCCTATGCGATGACCGGCTGGCGCATCGGTTATGCGGGCGGGCCGACATGGCTCATCAAGGCGATTGGCAAACTCCAGTCGCAGTCGACCTCGAACCCGTGCAGCATCTCTCAGGCTGCGTCGGTGGCGGCGCTGAACGGCGACCAGTCGTTTTTGAAGGGTCGCAACGACGCGTTTCAGAAGCGCCGCGACCTGGTGGTCGGCATGCTCAACCAGATCGACGGCATGAACTGTCCGACGCCGGAGGGCGCATTCTACGTCTATCCCGAATTCAGCGCGCTGATCGGCAAGATCACGCCCAAGGGTGCGCTGATCGACACCGACGAGGCGATGATAACCTATCTGCTCGACGATGCGCGGGTGGCGGCGGTGCATGGCGCGGCGTTCGGTTTCTCGCCCGCGCTACGCATCAGCTATGCGACCAGCGAGGCGATCCTGACCGAGGCGTGCGGACGGATTCAGGAAGCGTGCGCGAATCTTCGGTAA
- the msrA gene encoding peptide-methionine (S)-S-oxide reductase MsrA has product MRRAAALAVAGLASLGVMNATGVIPPVFAAAEKAVAIPAAATDVAPAPGNQVAVLAGGCFWGLEAVFEGVKGVKAVTSGYAGGTKATATYAQVSTERTGHAEAIRIVYDPRVVSYATLLRIYFSVAHDPTQLNRQGPDTGPSYRSAIFPQNAGQDRVARAYIAQLGRAGVYGAPIVTKIEQGQYYLAEAEHQDFARRNPTHGYIVRWDKPKVAAFRAAFPALVR; this is encoded by the coding sequence ATGCGCCGCGCCGCCGCCCTTGCCGTGGCCGGTCTTGCAAGCCTTGGCGTAATGAACGCCACTGGCGTAATTCCGCCGGTGTTCGCCGCTGCCGAAAAGGCTGTGGCGATCCCGGCCGCCGCCACCGATGTCGCACCCGCGCCGGGCAATCAGGTCGCGGTGCTGGCGGGTGGCTGCTTCTGGGGCCTGGAAGCGGTGTTCGAGGGTGTGAAGGGCGTGAAGGCCGTCACCAGCGGCTACGCCGGCGGCACGAAAGCGACGGCCACCTATGCGCAGGTCTCGACCGAGCGCACCGGCCATGCCGAGGCGATCCGCATCGTCTATGACCCACGGGTGGTGAGCTATGCGACGCTGCTGCGCATTTATTTCTCGGTCGCGCACGATCCGACCCAGCTGAACCGGCAGGGGCCGGATACGGGGCCTAGCTATCGGTCGGCAATCTTTCCACAGAATGCCGGGCAGGACCGGGTGGCGCGCGCTTACATCGCGCAGCTTGGCCGGGCGGGAGTCTATGGCGCGCCCATCGTTACGAAAATCGAGCAGGGCCAATATTATCTGGCCGAGGCCGAGCATCAGGATTTCGCACGGCGCAATCCGACGCACGGCTATATCGTGCGCTGGGACAAGCCCAAGGTGGCGGCGTTCCGGGCGGCATTTCCGGCGCTGGTGCGCTAA
- a CDS encoding DUF1489 family protein: MPLHLTKVAFGVSSVEHLRDRLADRGRAGPVELTTRYKPKRFEEIAGGSLFWIWKHQLIARSPVLGFGEAEGGRTAILLDPELVLVTPQPKRAHQGWRYLADEDAPRDLGTGDMASLPGELAGKLAELGLV; encoded by the coding sequence ATGCCGCTTCATCTCACCAAGGTTGCGTTCGGGGTCAGCAGCGTCGAGCATCTGCGCGACCGCCTCGCGGACCGCGGTCGCGCCGGGCCGGTCGAGCTGACCACGCGCTACAAGCCCAAGCGGTTCGAGGAGATCGCCGGCGGCTCGCTATTCTGGATCTGGAAGCACCAGCTGATCGCGCGATCGCCGGTCCTCGGCTTTGGTGAGGCGGAGGGCGGTCGCACCGCGATCCTGCTCGATCCCGAACTGGTCCTCGTCACGCCCCAGCCAAAGCGCGCGCATCAGGGCTGGCGCTATCTCGCGGACGAAGATGCACCGCGCGACCTTGGCACCGGCGACATGGCGTCATTGCCCGGCGAACTGGCGGGAAAGCTGGCGGAATTGGGTCTCGTCTGA
- the mgtE gene encoding magnesium transporter — translation MTDETETTDAPRESHERLSPDFVRNVLDLVEAGDVEAARDKVEPLHPADIADLVELTPADRRRALAAAIAGLIDGDVLAEMNDWVREDLIDALEPHEVADIAAELDTDDAVSIIEDMDDEDQRAVLRALDPDDRAAIEEALSFPEESAGRLMQRDLIAVPEHWTVGDVLDYLRGDDDLTTDFWEIFVVDPAHKPVGACALSWILRTPRNVAIADVMKREQTLIPVAMDQEEVALLFQKYALISAAVVDDSGRLVGMVTVDDIVHIISEEAGEDALLLSGAGDGDINEPIRDTYTSRVRWLIANLFTALLASFIIAQFGAAIEQMVALAVLMPIVASIGGNAGTQTMAIVVRALATNQLTQSNTIRTIKREILVALLNGGTIAVLIGLGAGLVFGNAALGGVIAAAMVINILVAGLAGVLVPLALDRMKQDPAVSSSVFVTMVTDSMGFFAFLGLAVAVGLTG, via the coding sequence ATGACCGACGAGACCGAAACCACCGACGCGCCGCGCGAGTCGCACGAACGCCTCAGCCCCGATTTCGTCCGCAATGTGCTCGATCTGGTCGAGGCGGGCGACGTCGAGGCGGCGCGCGACAAGGTCGAGCCGCTCCACCCCGCCGATATCGCCGATCTGGTCGAGCTGACGCCCGCCGATCGCCGTCGTGCGCTCGCCGCCGCGATCGCCGGGCTGATCGACGGCGACGTGCTGGCGGAAATGAACGACTGGGTCCGCGAAGACCTGATCGACGCGCTCGAACCCCATGAAGTCGCCGACATCGCCGCCGAACTCGATACCGACGACGCTGTCTCTATCATCGAGGACATGGACGACGAGGATCAACGCGCAGTGCTGCGCGCGCTCGATCCCGACGATCGCGCCGCGATCGAGGAGGCCTTGTCCTTCCCCGAGGAATCCGCCGGTCGCCTGATGCAGCGCGACCTGATCGCGGTGCCGGAGCATTGGACGGTCGGCGACGTGCTCGATTATCTGCGCGGCGACGACGATCTGACGACGGATTTCTGGGAAATCTTCGTCGTCGATCCGGCGCACAAGCCGGTCGGTGCCTGCGCGCTGTCATGGATCCTGCGCACCCCGCGCAACGTTGCGATCGCCGACGTCATGAAGCGCGAACAGACGCTGATCCCGGTGGCGATGGATCAGGAAGAGGTCGCGCTGCTCTTTCAGAAATACGCACTGATCTCGGCCGCCGTCGTCGATGACAGCGGGCGGCTGGTCGGCATGGTCACCGTCGATGACATCGTCCACATCATCTCCGAGGAAGCAGGCGAGGATGCGCTGCTGCTGTCCGGCGCGGGCGACGGCGACATCAACGAGCCGATCCGCGATACCTATACGTCGCGCGTGCGCTGGCTGATCGCAAACCTGTTCACCGCGCTGCTCGCCTCGTTCATCATCGCCCAGTTCGGCGCGGCGATCGAACAGATGGTGGCGCTGGCGGTGCTGATGCCGATTGTCGCCTCGATCGGCGGCAATGCGGGAACCCAGACGATGGCGATTGTCGTGCGCGCGCTCGCCACCAATCAGCTGACGCAATCGAACACGATTCGCACGATCAAGCGCGAGATTCTGGTGGCATTGCTGAATGGCGGGACGATCGCGGTGCTGATCGGCTTGGGCGCGGGGCTGGTGTTCGGCAACGCGGCGCTGGGCGGGGTGATCGCGGCGGCGATGGTCATCAACATTCTGGTCGCCGGGCTGGCCGGGGTGCTCGTGCCGCTCGCGCTCGACCGGATGAAGCAGGATCCGGCGGTATCGTCCTCGGTGTTCGTGACGATGGTCACCGATTCGATGGGCTTTTTCGCGTTCCTCGGGCTGGCGGTTGCGGTCGGGCTGACGGGTTGA
- a CDS encoding peptidylprolyl isomerase, whose amino-acid sequence MSDLPTRLNLTLDSGEVTIKLRPDLAPGHVERIAKLADSGFYDGVVFHRVIDGFMAQGGDPTGTGMSGSKEPNLKAEFSREPHVRGVCSMARTNDPNTANSQFFICLDNATFLDGQYTVWGEVTEGMEHVDALPKGEPPRNPGKIVKARTEA is encoded by the coding sequence ATGTCCGACCTTCCCACGCGCCTCAACCTGACCCTCGACAGCGGTGAGGTGACGATCAAGCTGCGTCCCGACCTCGCCCCCGGCCATGTCGAGCGTATCGCCAAGCTGGCCGATAGCGGTTTTTATGACGGGGTGGTGTTCCACCGCGTGATCGACGGCTTCATGGCGCAAGGCGGCGATCCCACCGGCACCGGCATGAGCGGATCGAAGGAGCCGAACCTGAAAGCCGAGTTCAGCCGCGAGCCGCACGTCCGCGGCGTATGCTCGATGGCGCGCACCAACGATCCCAACACCGCCAATTCGCAATTCTTCATCTGTCTGGACAACGCCACCTTCCTCGACGGGCAGTACACCGTGTGGGGCGAAGTGACCGAAGGCATGGAGCATGTCGACGCACTGCCCAAGGGCGAACCACCGCGCAATCCGGGCAAGATCGTCAAGGCACGCACCGAAGCGTAA
- a CDS encoding LolA family protein produces MFRNTMNIPTLAALAAITLPFATPAVAQTGTLAQVQQHLKAAQTMTAAFAQTDRVGKTLNGQLTLKKPGKIRFQYEKGVPLLIVGDGSALWFIDYSVRQVSRWPVKNSPLGVLLDSDRDLSRYAKVVPTGNPQVVSIEAHDPKRPEFGRLTMVFARNASAPGGLMLQGWVALDSQNNRTTVRLSNQRFNAPISDGAFRWNDPRKTGGRR; encoded by the coding sequence ATGTTTCGCAACACCATGAACATTCCGACGCTGGCGGCACTGGCCGCCATCACCCTTCCCTTCGCAACGCCCGCCGTCGCGCAAACGGGCACGCTCGCGCAGGTGCAACAGCATCTGAAAGCCGCACAGACGATGACGGCGGCGTTCGCGCAGACCGATCGCGTCGGCAAGACGCTGAACGGCCAGCTGACGCTGAAAAAGCCCGGCAAGATCCGTTTTCAATATGAAAAGGGCGTGCCGCTGTTGATCGTCGGCGACGGCAGCGCCTTGTGGTTCATCGATTATTCGGTGCGACAGGTGTCGCGCTGGCCAGTCAAGAACTCGCCATTGGGCGTGCTGCTCGATTCCGACCGCGACCTGTCGCGTTATGCCAAGGTCGTGCCGACCGGAAACCCGCAGGTCGTGAGCATCGAGGCGCACGATCCCAAGCGGCCCGAATTCGGGCGGCTGACAATGGTGTTCGCGCGCAACGCCAGCGCACCCGGCGGGTTGATGCTGCAGGGCTGGGTCGCGCTGGATTCGCAGAACAACCGCACCACCGTCCGTTTGAGCAACCAGCGCTTCAACGCGCCGATCAGCGACGGAGCGTTCCGCTGGAACGATCCGCGGAAGACCGGCGGGCGCCGCTGA
- a CDS encoding exodeoxyribonuclease III, whose amino-acid sequence MKIASWNINSVRFRMEIVQQFLREEAPDILCLQETKVIDGDFPHGPLDELGYDHIIIHGQRMHHGVAIVSRVPLVEDDRFDWQANGEARHVGVRLPNGVRLENVYVPAGGDIPNRELNPKFGQKLDFIERMTRWSEGLSGIPSIVTGDFNIAPLECDVWSHKQLLDVVSHTPIEVAALARLQAANDWVDLGRTFIPAPERCFTWWSYRAKDWAASDRGRRLDHMWASRDVAAKATAHRVCEPVRGWLKPSDHVPIVTEFDF is encoded by the coding sequence ATGAAGATCGCGTCCTGGAACATCAACTCCGTCCGTTTCCGTATGGAAATCGTCCAGCAATTCCTCCGCGAGGAAGCGCCCGATATCCTGTGTCTTCAGGAAACCAAGGTGATCGACGGGGATTTCCCGCACGGCCCGCTGGACGAACTGGGTTACGACCACATCATCATTCATGGCCAGCGGATGCATCACGGCGTCGCCATCGTGTCGCGCGTGCCGCTGGTCGAGGACGACCGCTTCGACTGGCAGGCCAATGGCGAGGCGCGGCATGTCGGCGTGCGATTGCCGAACGGCGTGCGGCTGGAGAATGTCTATGTGCCCGCAGGCGGCGATATTCCGAATCGCGAGTTAAACCCGAAATTTGGGCAGAAGCTGGATTTCATCGAGCGGATGACGCGCTGGTCGGAGGGGTTGTCGGGCATTCCCTCCATCGTCACCGGCGATTTCAATATCGCGCCGCTGGAATGCGACGTGTGGAGCCATAAGCAGCTGCTGGACGTGGTGAGCCATACCCCGATCGAGGTGGCGGCACTGGCACGACTTCAGGCGGCGAACGACTGGGTCGATCTGGGTCGCACCTTCATCCCCGCACCCGAACGTTGCTTCACCTGGTGGAGCTATCGCGCAAAGGACTGGGCGGCGTCGGATCGCGGGCGGCGGCTCGATCATATGTGGGCGAGCCGCGACGTCGCGGCCAAGGCGACCGCACATCGTGTGTGTGAGCCGGTGCGGGGGTGGCTGAAACCGTCCGACCATGTCCCCATCGTCACCGAGTTCGATTTTTGA
- the ribA gene encoding GTP cyclohydrolase II, with the protein MSDARSVARAIDALRRGWPIAIRGSSGTLSLLAIETGDAARLAEFDPDATAPVLISAGRAVTLKLANQLDAAVPDAPVLVRRAPWLDFDGAVALADPQLDLATPLKGPFRAIPPLVPDAAAAALRLARIAGLIPAFFVREGGEGAITPADIDAHEDPARLRIVTRARLPVAGAEDAEIVAFRTPESPDEHIALLIGQPDGHPPLVRLHSECLTGDVLGSLKCDCGPQLHAAIHAIAESGWGILLYLRQEGRGIGLINKLRAYALQDQGFDTVDANTRLGFAVDARDFGVAGRMLKLLGQDRVRLLTNNPQKVAGLEAAGVAVAERVAHSLPPNPHNERYLATKRDRTGHQL; encoded by the coding sequence TTGAGCGACGCGCGGTCCGTCGCGCGCGCCATCGACGCGCTGCGCCGGGGATGGCCGATCGCCATTCGCGGGAGCAGCGGCACGCTGTCGCTGCTGGCGATCGAGACGGGCGACGCGGCGCGATTGGCTGAGTTTGACCCCGACGCCACCGCACCCGTGCTGATCTCTGCCGGGCGCGCGGTGACGCTCAAGCTGGCCAATCAGCTCGATGCGGCGGTGCCGGATGCACCCGTGCTGGTGCGGCGAGCGCCGTGGCTCGATTTCGACGGCGCGGTGGCGCTGGCTGACCCCCAACTCGATCTGGCAACCCCGTTGAAGGGGCCGTTTCGCGCAATCCCGCCGCTGGTGCCCGATGCGGCAGCGGCGGCTTTACGGCTGGCGCGGATCGCGGGGCTGATCCCGGCCTTCTTCGTGCGCGAGGGTGGTGAGGGGGCCATCACCCCCGCCGATATCGATGCGCATGAAGACCCGGCACGACTGCGCATCGTCACCCGCGCGCGGCTGCCGGTGGCGGGGGCGGAAGACGCCGAGATCGTCGCGTTTCGCACCCCCGAATCGCCCGACGAGCATATCGCGCTGCTGATCGGACAGCCGGACGGCCATCCGCCGCTGGTGCGGTTGCACAGCGAATGCCTGACCGGCGACGTGCTCGGGAGCCTGAAATGCGATTGCGGACCGCAATTGCATGCCGCGATCCATGCGATTGCCGAATCAGGCTGGGGAATCCTGCTCTATCTGCGACAGGAGGGGCGCGGGATCGGCCTTATCAACAAGCTGCGCGCCTATGCGTTGCAGGATCAGGGTTTCGATACGGTCGATGCCAATACCAGGCTGGGATTCGCGGTCGATGCCCGCGATTTCGGTGTCGCGGGGCGTATGCTGAAGCTGTTGGGGCAGGATCGCGTGCGACTACTGACCAATAATCCGCAGAAGGTGGCGGGGCTTGAGGCGGCGGGAGTCGCGGTGGCGGAGCGCGTAGCGCACAGCCTGCCGCCCAATCCGCACAACGAACGTTATCTCGCGACCAAGCGCGACCGCACCGGGCATCAGCTCTAG
- a CDS encoding HAD family hydrolase, translated as MIATRFQGIIFDFDGVLLESEYDGNRHIADYLTGIGHPTTTEESMTNFMGLADTAFIDAIERWIGRPLPDDFHEIRKIENRRVMAEGVPAVAGAIAFIRALPDALPRAIASSSSTKWIAAHLDHLGIRDAFDGRIFSGREHVRHGKPAPDIYLHAAANIGIDILESVILEDSPVGATGAVASGAHVIGLCAGSHCGIGHDARLRAIGVHDIAHDFGEVVRLIA; from the coding sequence ATGATCGCAACTCGGTTTCAGGGCATTATCTTCGATTTCGACGGCGTGCTGCTGGAGAGCGAATATGACGGCAACCGCCATATCGCCGACTATCTGACCGGCATCGGTCACCCGACCACGACCGAGGAGTCGATGACGAATTTCATGGGGCTGGCGGATACCGCATTCATCGATGCGATCGAGCGCTGGATCGGCCGCCCGCTTCCCGACGACTTCCACGAGATCCGCAAAATCGAGAACCGCCGCGTCATGGCCGAAGGCGTCCCCGCAGTCGCCGGTGCCATCGCCTTCATCCGCGCGCTGCCCGATGCGCTGCCGCGCGCGATCGCCTCGTCCAGCTCGACCAAATGGATCGCGGCGCATCTCGACCATCTCGGCATTCGCGACGCATTCGACGGACGCATCTTCAGCGGGCGAGAACATGTGCGACATGGCAAGCCGGCACCCGACATCTATCTGCACGCCGCCGCCAATATCGGCATCGACATCTTGGAGTCCGTGATTCTGGAGGATTCGCCCGTTGGCGCGACCGGTGCGGTCGCGTCGGGTGCGCACGTCATCGGGCTATGCGCGGGCAGCCATTGCGGAATCGGCCACGACGCCCGCCTGCGCGCGATCGGCGTTCACGACATCGCGCATGATTTCGGCGAGGTTGTCCGGCTGATCGCCTAG
- a CDS encoding YggS family pyridoxal phosphate-dependent enzyme has translation MASDTADTRLSAIHDRIAVAAKTARRDPTEVTLIAVSKTHDAAAIRPLIAAGQRAFGENRVQEAAAKWPELRAETPGIALHLVGQLQSNKARDAVELFDAIHSVDRPSLVTALATAMAETGKHVDCFIQVNIGDEPQKGGCAVAGLPALLDMAREAGLPVAGLMAVPPFDLDSAPYFALLAKLARDHGLSGLSIGMSDDFETAVTIGATHVRVGTALFGARA, from the coding sequence ATGGCTTCCGACACTGCAGACACCCGCCTTTCCGCTATCCATGATCGCATCGCAGTGGCGGCAAAGACCGCCCGCCGCGATCCGACCGAGGTGACTCTCATTGCGGTCTCCAAGACGCACGATGCCGCCGCGATCCGCCCGCTGATTGCCGCCGGTCAGCGCGCGTTCGGCGAGAATCGCGTGCAGGAGGCGGCCGCCAAATGGCCCGAACTTCGTGCCGAGACCCCCGGCATCGCGCTCCACCTCGTCGGCCAGCTACAATCGAACAAGGCACGCGACGCGGTCGAGCTGTTCGACGCGATCCACTCGGTCGATCGCCCCTCGCTCGTTACCGCGCTGGCCACGGCGATGGCGGAGACCGGCAAACATGTGGATTGCTTCATTCAGGTCAATATCGGCGACGAACCGCAAAAGGGCGGCTGCGCGGTCGCCGGTCTGCCCGCGCTGCTGGATATGGCACGCGAGGCAGGTCTCCCAGTCGCCGGGCTGATGGCCGTCCCGCCGTTCGATCTCGATTCGGCTCCCTATTTTGCGCTGCTGGCGAAACTCGCGCGCGATCATGGCCTGTCCGGTCTCAGCATCGGCATGTCCGACGATTTCGAGACCGCGGTCACGATCGGCGCAACGCATGTCCGTGTCGGCACCGCGCTGTTCGGGGCGCGCGCATGA
- a CDS encoding thiamine phosphate synthase, with protein MHRRHPLPQRWLMTDPRLGSGLWAALEALPPGSGVILRHYHASLAERRALFARIRRIARRRRLTLVVAGCERLGCGAAGTHGRHRGAMTAPVHSRREAVSAIRAGAELLFVSPVYSTRSHPGARALGPVRLGLMIRGLQVPVIALGGMDERRWRGIRPLGVDGWAGIDAWMG; from the coding sequence ATGCACCGCCGCCACCCCCTCCCGCAGCGCTGGCTGATGACCGACCCGCGGTTGGGCAGCGGGTTGTGGGCCGCGCTGGAAGCGTTGCCGCCGGGGTCGGGGGTGATCCTGCGGCATTATCATGCGAGTTTGGCGGAGCGACGGGCGTTGTTCGCGAGAATTCGGCGGATTGCGCGGCGACGCCGACTGACGCTGGTGGTCGCGGGGTGCGAACGACTGGGCTGTGGGGCGGCGGGAACGCACGGGCGGCATCGTGGCGCGATGACGGCACCCGTGCATTCGCGGCGGGAGGCTGTCTCGGCGATTCGGGCCGGGGCGGAATTGCTGTTCGTGTCGCCGGTCTACTCGACGCGCTCGCATCCCGGTGCGCGGGCGCTAGGGCCGGTGCGGCTGGGGTTGATGATCCGTGGGTTGCAGGTGCCGGTAATCGCGCTGGGTGGGATGGATGAGCGGCGGTGGCGAGGGATTAGGCCACTGGGTGTTGATGGCTGGGCGGGGATCGATGCGTGGATGGGGTGA
- a CDS encoding protein-tyrosine phosphatase family protein — protein MPSDLYWIDASGSGLAIMARPRAGYWLEDEIDHWQRSGVGIVVSLLKAEEVTDLGLEREIELCEKAGVRFLSFPIPDRGLPFDPDTAMRFAAEIADMRKPVAIHCRAGIGRSSIMAAAVLVSEGVDPQSALAAIEKARGLPIPDTEEQRVWVMGLEKS, from the coding sequence ATGCCATCTGATCTCTATTGGATCGACGCTTCGGGTAGCGGGCTCGCAATTATGGCGCGACCGCGTGCTGGCTACTGGCTGGAAGATGAAATCGATCACTGGCAACGGTCCGGCGTCGGCATTGTCGTCAGTTTGCTCAAAGCCGAAGAAGTTACCGATCTCGGTCTAGAACGGGAGATTGAACTCTGCGAAAAGGCTGGCGTTCGGTTCTTGTCATTTCCGATACCGGATCGTGGCCTGCCTTTCGATCCTGATACCGCCATGCGGTTTGCTGCCGAAATTGCAGATATGCGGAAACCCGTCGCGATCCATTGCCGTGCAGGCATTGGTCGTTCGTCGATCATGGCGGCCGCCGTTCTCGTCAGTGAGGGTGTCGATCCCCAATCAGCTTTGGCAGCGATCGAAAAGGCAAGAGGCTTGCCGATCCCGGACACGGAGGAGCAACGGGTGTGGGTTATGGGGCTGGAGAAAAGCTGA
- a CDS encoding porin has translation MAGIGIGTLGVAGLAVAPALLAQTAPQQQRIAQKRAPAITSIGTFTPAAGDPKLAAALARSGLSGSGFRFTPADSARSTSRSVTVAVRARNSRSGTALADRGAAAPATVTLQPIAYNLGVSVGWKRFSIAGDLSKLDLAGQPGSRESAEVGVAYTGKRVAGRIKAGAERPLTSTPRLIADDPNYSIDVGGSYSLTRNLDLTAGVRYKSEENRLPQLTDNRRDSQAVYVGTAIRF, from the coding sequence ATGGCAGGAATCGGGATCGGCACGCTTGGCGTGGCCGGCCTTGCTGTCGCGCCTGCGCTTCTCGCCCAGACCGCACCACAGCAGCAGCGAATCGCCCAGAAACGCGCGCCTGCGATCACCAGCATCGGTACCTTCACCCCCGCCGCCGGCGATCCCAAGCTCGCCGCCGCGCTCGCACGCAGCGGCCTGTCGGGCAGCGGGTTCCGCTTCACGCCCGCCGATTCGGCACGCTCGACCAGCCGCAGCGTCACCGTCGCGGTGCGCGCGCGTAACAGCCGTTCGGGCACTGCTCTTGCCGATCGTGGTGCCGCAGCACCCGCCACCGTCACGCTTCAGCCCATCGCCTATAATCTGGGCGTGTCGGTGGGCTGGAAGCGCTTCAGCATTGCGGGCGACCTGTCCAAACTCGATTTGGCCGGCCAGCCGGGCAGCCGCGAATCGGCTGAAGTCGGCGTGGCTTACACCGGCAAGCGTGTCGCTGGCCGGATCAAGGCCGGGGCCGAGCGTCCGCTCACCAGCACGCCACGCCTGATCGCCGACGATCCGAACTATTCGATCGACGTCGGCGGTTCCTACTCGCTGACCCGCAACCTCGATCTGACTGCGGGCGTCCGCTACAAGTCGGAAGAGAATCGCCTGCCGCAGCTGACCGACAATCGTCGCGACAGCCAGGCGGTGTACGTCGGAACCGCCATCCGCTTTTAA
- a CDS encoding DUF3576 domain-containing protein, which yields MTRLLRTAILGSVALTLTACGGGGDRPRADLAASKVTTIGVNAYLWRAALDTISFMPLVQTDSNGGVIVSDWYANPNMPTERMKLTITILDQDLRADALRVAALRQVNRGGQWVDSPVEAATVQKLEDIILTRARDLRRAAIAG from the coding sequence ATGACCCGCCTGTTGCGCACTGCGATCCTGGGCAGCGTAGCCCTGACCCTGACCGCATGTGGCGGCGGCGGAGACCGGCCGCGTGCCGATCTGGCCGCATCGAAAGTCACCACGATCGGCGTAAACGCCTATCTGTGGCGCGCCGCACTCGACACGATTTCGTTCATGCCGCTGGTTCAGACCGATTCGAACGGCGGCGTGATCGTGTCCGACTGGTACGCCAACCCGAACATGCCGACCGAGCGGATGAAGCTGACCATCACGATCCTCGACCAAGATCTGCGCGCCGATGCGCTACGCGTCGCGGCGCTGCGTCAGGTCAATCGCGGTGGCCAGTGGGTCGATTCGCCGGTCGAGGCCGCGACGGTGCAGAAGCTTGAGGACATCATCCTTACGCGAGCACGGGATCTCCGCCGCGCTGCTATCGCGGGTTAA